The window ACGCCAACCGTTGCACCAACGGCAAGTGTGGCGGCCACACCCATTGTAACCTGATTATCGTCGTGCTGGCATTTTTCATGGTCAAAAAAACCCACAACAAAATTTGTTGTGGGTTTTTTGTTCTCCGGCCTGCAAAAAGCCGTTAAAGGATAGAGAAATTGGATAAAAAATTCGCATGGACCCTCTTCTTCATGTGCGAGCAGGGAAAGCAATGGAGAACCTCATGAGAAAACGTCACCTTACCAAACCGGCCACCTGCACTCTCTGCGGCTCTGTCGAGGCTAGAACAATCGCCCGCGGTGATTCTTTCGGCTGCCCGGCATCTGATCTGGTCAGATGTCCGCACTGCAATCTCTGGTGGATCGATCCCCTGCCCCCCCCTGCCCGGATACTGGATTTTTACCCTCCGCAGTATTATGGAATACAGAATGAGAAGTTCCACGAATACCTGGAAATTCTTGTCCAGCTCTTTTGCCGCCTGCGGATGGGAAAGGCCGCACGCCTCAACCCTGCCGGGAAAAGAGCTCTGGACATCGGCTGCGGACGGGGGCAATCGTTGAAAATTCTTCAGCAGTATGGGTACGAGTGCTACGGTACCGAGCTGTCTCCCTTTTCGGCCCGCGCAGCCGCCTCTTTGCCCGGAGTTCACATTTTCACTCACGGGCTCCTGGATTGCCATTTTCCTGATCGGTTCTTCGATCTTGTTCTGGTGTGGCATGTCCTGGAGCATCTGCCCAACCCGCGGGAAGTTCTCGGCGAGATATTCCGGATTCTCGCTCCCGGCGGGATACTGCTCCTGTGCGTGCCGAATATCGAAAGCCTGCAGGCCAGGCTGTCCGGCAGCAACTGGTTCCATCTGGACCTGCCCCGGCATCTCTATCAGTATAACCCTTCTGCCCTGAACGCTCTTCTCACCTCCAGCGGTTTTCATATCGTCCGGTGCCACACATTTTCCCTGGAGCAGGGGCCTTTCGGGCTGCTTCAAAGTATCCTTAATGTCATCGGGTTTCCCAGAGACAGTTTTTACCGGATGGTTCACCGAACCTTGCCGGACAATCATATCTCATTTTTCTCCCGGCTGGTCCAGATGGAAATTTCCCTTCTCTCCATGCCCCTGCTGATCTGGCTGTGCGGCCTCTTTTCTTTCCTCGGCCAGGGGGGAGTCATTGACGTACAGGCCCAAAAACCCTCTACCCGGAGAGAGACAGTCATATGAAACCATTCTCCTCACCATCAGCATGTATCTCCTGGAGACAGCTCCGGCTGGCCATCCTGCTTCCGGTAATCCTGGGGGGCTTGTGCTTTGCCAATTCTCTCAATAACTCTCTGCTCAACTGGGACGATCAGGTGTATATTTCGGAGAATCCTTATATCCGCACTCTTTCCGTATCCACCATCGAGGCACTCTTCAGCCGCCCTTATTTCAAAAACTACGCTCCCATCCATGTTCTTTCCTATCAGGTGGACTATCACCTCTTTGGTTTTCATCCGCACGGCTACCGGCTGATCAATATCCTGCTTCATATTCTCAACAGCGTCCTGATCTTCTTTCTGATCCTGGAATGCTACCCGGAAAGTTTTCCTGCAGCCCTTGCTGCAGCAGCCATTTTCGCGGTGCATACCATCCATGTGGAGTCCGTGGTCTGGCTCTCGCAGCGCAAAGATGTTCTGTCCGCCTTTTTCTTCCTCCTCAGCCTGCATGGATATATCCGGTTCCGGAAAAAAGCTGGCTGGCCCTGGTACGGCCTTTCTCTGGGGCTCTTTTCCCTGGCACTTCTCACCAAACCGATAGCTGTCACACTTCCCCTGGTTCTGGTGCTGTATGAGCTGTGCTTTCAGGAAGGGGAGCCCGCCGGGCGATGGCGAAATGTCATCCCCTTTTTCCTCCTGGCCGGGCTTGCAGCCGCAGCCACCTGT is drawn from bacterium and contains these coding sequences:
- a CDS encoding class I SAM-dependent methyltransferase gives rise to the protein MRKRHLTKPATCTLCGSVEARTIARGDSFGCPASDLVRCPHCNLWWIDPLPPPARILDFYPPQYYGIQNEKFHEYLEILVQLFCRLRMGKAARLNPAGKRALDIGCGRGQSLKILQQYGYECYGTELSPFSARAAASLPGVHIFTHGLLDCHFPDRFFDLVLVWHVLEHLPNPREVLGEIFRILAPGGILLLCVPNIESLQARLSGSNWFHLDLPRHLYQYNPSALNALLTSSGFHIVRCHTFSLEQGPFGLLQSILNVIGFPRDSFYRMVHRTLPDNHISFFSRLVQMEISLLSMPLLIWLCGLFSFLGQGGVIDVQAQKPSTRRETVI